The Candidatus Limnocylindrales bacterium genome contains a region encoding:
- a CDS encoding tetratricopeptide repeat protein, with product MSPENLRKVWTGVIFLCLFFTTGWKTFYIQKEQNELLRPLFRQTTPNNPPLPVKNSFDKPINLTDYPLNEGEGYELTSAKLRHLIKTNTLVIWQDNFKDPSQGGFVSITQMKDLEGHPVKPQEAVRIFKIDTDELLILPNLTFGSSYRPTILKKVGSHYKPLKVAEITGDYYEVRDIRDLNGDGRLDFILQSSSGASSYRDASEVFWHDGKNLNSQVFNQWIRLRDFDSNGIFQLLVDSVGGTAGPHSEWAGWTDIYKWNGTRYETANAEYTAYFEKELIPYYISQILGYAEDIKGATDVIQDRINLIRKAEQIVLQQIPDQGINPLQAARHNEKGVSLLKQNRVPEAIEELTQAVQWDPKSPDLLTNLIQAYLAKGDYQQAETYTIKLIGLAPDQAKAWKNLGYIYAGQDNSDKALRSLRIYLQLVPDMDEGIKELIDLFKKESNPKARGVLQKILPELSQGKEEVS from the coding sequence ATGTCGCCTGAAAACCTTCGTAAAGTGTGGACCGGAGTTATTTTCCTATGCCTGTTCTTCACTACCGGATGGAAGACCTTTTACATCCAAAAAGAACAGAATGAACTTCTGCGTCCATTATTTCGACAAACTACTCCGAATAATCCCCCCTTACCTGTTAAAAACTCCTTCGATAAGCCCATAAATCTAACCGACTATCCCCTTAACGAAGGGGAAGGATACGAACTGACATCGGCAAAACTGCGACATCTTATAAAAACCAACACTTTGGTTATCTGGCAGGATAATTTCAAAGATCCTTCCCAGGGGGGTTTTGTTTCCATCACCCAGATGAAGGACTTAGAGGGTCATCCAGTAAAACCCCAAGAGGCGGTTCGAATTTTTAAGATAGATACAGACGAACTCCTTATTTTACCTAATCTGACCTTTGGAAGTTCCTATCGTCCTACGATTTTAAAAAAAGTAGGTTCCCATTACAAGCCGCTGAAAGTGGCCGAGATTACAGGGGATTACTATGAAGTCAGGGATATTCGAGATCTTAATGGGGACGGACGTTTAGATTTTATCCTCCAGAGTTCTTCAGGGGCCAGTAGCTATAGAGACGCTTCAGAGGTTTTCTGGCATGATGGAAAGAATTTAAATTCCCAGGTCTTTAACCAGTGGATTCGGCTACGGGATTTTGATTCCAATGGGATTTTTCAACTTTTGGTAGATTCTGTGGGGGGAACTGCAGGACCTCATTCCGAGTGGGCCGGATGGACGGATATTTATAAGTGGAACGGTACCCGTTATGAGACCGCCAATGCAGAATATACCGCCTATTTTGAGAAGGAATTGATTCCCTATTATATCTCCCAGATTCTCGGTTATGCAGAAGATATAAAAGGGGCCACCGATGTGATTCAAGATCGAATAAACCTGATTCGTAAGGCCGAGCAAATTGTCCTGCAACAAATTCCGGATCAGGGTATTAACCCCCTTCAGGCCGCCCGTCATAACGAAAAGGGGGTGTCTTTACTCAAGCAAAACCGAGTCCCTGAAGCTATCGAGGAGTTAACTCAAGCGGTTCAATGGGATCCTAAATCCCCAGACCTCCTCACCAATCTTATTCAGGCTTATCTGGCCAAAGGAGATTACCAGCAGGCCGAAACCTATACCATAAAGCTGATCGGATTGGCTCCCGATCAGGCTAAGGCCTGGAAAAACCTGGGGTATATCTACGCAGGACAAGACAATTCCGATAAAGCCCTTCGTAGTTTAAGAATTTACTTGCAGTTGGTTCCAGATATGGATGAAGGGATCAAAGAACTGATAGACTTATTTAAGAAAGAATCCAATCCCAAGGCTCGAGGGGTCCTTCAGAAGATTCTCCCGGAATTAAGCCAGGGGAAAGAGGAGGTTTCTTAA
- a CDS encoding glycosyltransferase family 39 protein: protein MKRRSLPAIMILIFLVLCLGVPTFYYPLGRDQGNLAYSGSIILKGQVPHRDSWDQKPPGVAYLYALAFLLFGKSMEAVRALDILYHLVAVLLLFELVKTLYHTSVAFWAGGLYSLSYFVQNNYFNIAHVDGFLNLPLIAAAYLCYVGQGRRKKTLLFLAGFFCSLAFIIKYPSLLVVLGFALYLLKSKPSRVASPSNHWDKFQSWLNAGFLMLGFILGLLLIALYLFQRGALYPLVETQWVFNTGYTRLALHEGFRAFLSTILVQLSRYVYYKAFFSVLAAAGLVYCFKYKTSENHLVRIWFFASLLGVVIQAKFYYYQWMGLLAPFSILSALGLTEIFQGFCLRGFYFKNEQRIFALAALFILILPTLNSYQQMARTFIDLFKGTLSLEDYYARLDFLQGDTSLRTTLAVVDYLQQRTNPEDTIYIWGSEPLIYFLADRATPTRYTFNVPLVVSWGKASWREELLHDLTRSRPRYILVAEKDGMLWTTGRSEDSKTLLEEFSELKTFLMKNYHEEGKIGHLTLYRANSP from the coding sequence ATGAAACGCCGATCCCTTCCCGCTATAATGATTTTGATCTTTCTGGTACTCTGCCTGGGAGTACCTACCTTTTATTATCCCCTGGGACGCGATCAGGGTAACCTGGCCTATAGCGGGAGTATCATTCTCAAAGGACAGGTTCCTCACCGGGATAGCTGGGATCAAAAACCTCCAGGAGTTGCATATCTTTATGCCCTCGCCTTTCTACTCTTTGGGAAATCTATGGAAGCTGTTCGAGCCCTGGATATACTCTATCACCTGGTTGCCGTGCTCCTCTTATTTGAACTGGTCAAAACCCTCTACCATACGTCCGTCGCTTTTTGGGCCGGTGGGTTGTATAGCCTATCGTATTTTGTTCAGAACAATTATTTCAATATAGCTCATGTGGATGGATTCTTAAATTTACCTTTGATAGCCGCTGCTTATCTGTGCTACGTGGGACAGGGCCGTAGAAAAAAGACCCTCCTGTTCCTCGCCGGGTTCTTTTGCAGTCTCGCCTTCATCATCAAATACCCGTCTTTGCTGGTTGTATTAGGGTTTGCTCTCTACTTACTGAAATCAAAGCCTTCAAGGGTTGCCTCCCCTTCAAATCATTGGGATAAATTTCAATCCTGGCTAAATGCCGGATTCCTGATGTTGGGTTTTATCCTGGGACTTCTTTTGATCGCTCTTTATCTCTTTCAAAGAGGGGCTCTCTATCCTCTTGTGGAAACTCAATGGGTTTTTAATACCGGTTACACCAGACTCGCTCTTCACGAAGGTTTCAGAGCCTTCCTGTCCACCATCCTGGTTCAACTGAGTCGGTACGTGTATTACAAAGCCTTTTTTAGTGTCCTGGCAGCGGCCGGGCTGGTTTATTGCTTCAAATACAAGACTTCAGAGAATCACCTGGTCAGGATCTGGTTCTTCGCCAGCTTGCTGGGGGTTGTGATTCAGGCTAAATTTTATTACTACCAGTGGATGGGTCTGTTGGCCCCTTTTTCGATTTTGTCTGCCCTGGGACTCACCGAAATCTTTCAAGGTTTTTGTCTTCGGGGATTTTACTTTAAAAATGAGCAAAGGATCTTTGCCCTTGCGGCGCTCTTCATCCTGATTCTTCCGACTTTGAATTCCTATCAACAGATGGCTAGAACTTTTATAGATCTTTTCAAAGGAACCTTATCCCTAGAGGATTATTATGCGCGCCTGGATTTTCTTCAGGGAGACACCTCTTTGAGGACAACATTGGCCGTGGTGGATTATTTGCAGCAAAGGACAAATCCAGAAGATACCATTTATATCTGGGGATCTGAGCCTTTGATTTATTTTCTGGCGGATCGGGCCACCCCCACTCGTTATACTTTTAATGTTCCTCTGGTCGTCTCTTGGGGAAAGGCCTCCTGGCGAGAGGAACTCTTACACGATTTAACCCGTTCTCGACCTCGATATATCCTCGTGGCAGAGAAAGATGGAATGTTATGGACCACAGGAAGATCGGAGGATTCGAAAACCTTGTTGGAAGAATTTTCAGAATTAAAAACTTTTCTGATGAAAAATTACCACGAGGAAGGAAAAATAGGTCACTTAACGCTTTATAGAGCTAACTCTCCCTAA
- a CDS encoding 4Fe-4S binding protein produces the protein MPHFINQDCVGCTVCERVCPVDAISGVRKEVFYIDPDICIDCHACAWFCPVSAIEGADGEVILGIKKKKDIPKAIVIPSDCTGCEYCIDVCPFDCIDLVQSPDNNFNKIVAVNEKTCVGCSLCEDICIKGAIYVPDPEEMNIERIAVGSKMVGKGED, from the coding sequence ATGCCGCATTTTATAAATCAGGATTGTGTGGGTTGTACGGTATGTGAGAGGGTTTGTCCTGTAGATGCCATCTCTGGGGTACGAAAAGAGGTTTTCTATATTGATCCGGATATCTGTATCGACTGTCATGCCTGTGCCTGGTTTTGTCCTGTCTCGGCCATAGAAGGTGCGGATGGAGAGGTTATTTTAGGAATCAAGAAGAAGAAAGATATTCCCAAAGCCATTGTAATTCCTTCCGATTGTACGGGATGCGAATACTGTATTGATGTCTGTCCCTTCGATTGTATTGATCTGGTTCAATCTCCAGACAATAACTTTAACAAAATCGTTGCGGTGAATGAGAAGACCTGTGTAGGATGTAGCCTGTGCGAGGATATCTGTATCAAAGGGGCCATTTATGTACCGGATCCAGAAGAGATGAACATTGAACGAATAGCCGTAGGATCCAAGATGGTCGGTAAGGGTGAAGATTAG
- the lipB gene encoding lipoyl(octanoyl) transferase LipB gives MCQNTMECYALKMGQVKYKEALAIQENLVQLRRTGHIPEVLLLLQHPPVYTLGEGGNPANLLVSEEKLREMGIEFYRTRRGGDITYHGPGQIVGYPILDLKNFGRDAHKYLRSLEEVLIQTLSTLGIVAGRIKGLTGVWVGEEKVAAIGIRISNGWITSHGFALNVNTDLSYFNQIIPCGIPHKGVTSIARLLQKEINLEQVEDLILQQFEKIFHVKIIESDYNTLISLR, from the coding sequence ATCTGTCAGAATACCATGGAATGTTATGCGTTAAAAATGGGCCAGGTAAAATATAAAGAGGCCCTGGCCATCCAAGAGAACCTGGTACAATTACGACGAACCGGGCATATTCCAGAGGTTCTTCTTTTACTCCAACATCCTCCGGTTTATACCCTTGGAGAAGGCGGAAATCCGGCAAATTTGTTGGTAAGCGAAGAAAAGTTAAGGGAAATGGGAATCGAATTTTATCGTACCCGGCGAGGTGGGGATATTACGTATCACGGTCCTGGCCAAATTGTAGGATATCCTATTTTGGATCTGAAGAATTTTGGGCGGGACGCCCATAAATATTTACGCTCGCTGGAAGAGGTTTTGATACAAACCTTATCCACCCTGGGAATTGTAGCCGGAAGGATAAAGGGCCTAACGGGAGTCTGGGTAGGAGAAGAAAAGGTGGCAGCTATCGGCATTCGGATTAGTAACGGTTGGATCACCAGCCACGGCTTTGCTTTAAATGTGAATACCGATCTTTCTTATTTTAATCAGATAATTCCTTGTGGAATTCCCCATAAAGGGGTTACCTCCATCGCACGGTTACTTCAAAAAGAGATAAATCTAGAACAGGTAGAAGATCTCATCCTTCAACAATTCGAGAAAATATTTCACGTGAAGATCATCGAGTCGGACTATAATACTTTGATCTCACTCCGGTAA
- a CDS encoding prepilin-type N-terminal cleavage/methylation domain-containing protein, translated as MRFRDFIELFYSKIRGLSDRSPKGFTLPEVSVAILILSIFIIVALTVFSNTYENINRADLDLDLLHEAQMFLSQLGKDIRSAYKISIQRGGFQNSEEVLVLNLPGPPEGDPGKEASILYLYDPPDEKNLGILGKVRRIASPSQSGIDLISQDVRSLKFTLNPSQTVVKIELDLEKKLYGITRSLHIDSAYRAGVQ; from the coding sequence ATGAGGTTTAGGGATTTTATAGAACTCTTTTATTCAAAAATCAGAGGGTTATCCGATCGGTCTCCAAAAGGATTTACGTTACCTGAAGTCAGTGTTGCCATACTTATTTTATCGATCTTTATTATCGTGGCTCTGACGGTCTTTTCCAACACATATGAAAACATTAATCGGGCCGACCTGGATCTGGATCTTTTACATGAGGCCCAAATGTTTTTAAGCCAACTAGGTAAAGATATTCGAAGTGCCTATAAAATTTCGATCCAGCGCGGTGGATTTCAAAACTCCGAAGAGGTCCTGGTTTTAAACTTACCCGGCCCACCCGAAGGAGATCCGGGAAAAGAAGCCTCTATCCTTTATCTCTATGATCCACCTGATGAGAAAAACCTTGGGATTCTGGGAAAAGTTCGTCGGATAGCTTCTCCTTCTCAGAGTGGTATCGATTTAATTTCTCAGGATGTGAGAAGTTTAAAGTTTACTTTAAATCCTTCCCAAACAGTTGTAAAAATCGAGTTAGATTTGGAAAAGAAACTGTATGGGATCACACGAAGTTTACATATCGATTCAGCTTATCGCGCCGGAGTTCAATGA
- a CDS encoding type II secretion system protein: protein MRKSIQGYILLESLVALAVLGILVVIFTVSISQEQRLIQDTKNLTKAHAKANTIMETSKDIPFNQLKSYSLSSIPDLPEGQGEVEVSDFNTSELKKIVVTISWRGSAGTMQSVSLSTLRAHR from the coding sequence ATGCGAAAATCGATTCAGGGCTATATTCTCTTAGAATCCCTTGTTGCCTTAGCCGTTCTTGGTATTCTGGTGGTTATCTTTACCGTCTCCATTTCTCAAGAACAACGCCTCATTCAGGATACTAAAAATCTCACCAAGGCCCATGCAAAAGCCAATACGATCATGGAAACATCTAAAGATATTCCCTTTAATCAGCTAAAGAGTTATTCTCTGTCTTCTATTCCAGATCTCCCGGAGGGTCAGGGAGAGGTCGAAGTCAGTGATTTTAATACCTCGGAGTTGAAAAAGATTGTGGTGACTATCTCCTGGCGTGGGTCGGCAGGTACGATGCAAAGTGTATCCCTTTCGACCCTGAGGGCCCATCGATGA
- a CDS encoding trypsin-like peptidase domain-containing protein, translated as MKHTWVLCIFLALLFLGGEVSAKNFEQIALEQRPGIVAVISLNQETASLGTGFVVNPRGYVLTNYHVIQQGDLIGVKFYNGEVYDARPVAFDEDKDIAVLKIDGVGFPTVLLGNSSELKKGEAVIAIGNPLGWEGIVTPGRIKRICYVRSSTVLCGRKPKVYDYQLIETSTPLLPGNSGGPLINSRGEIIGINTLRSNYPSVNFAVPINYAKSLLSKLEREIEGLEKPMAKSYRRNDLASTKPKGSAAIQSIWLEPNILLDGEWGLRFHVNFLIRGYVGEECSVKIFFYYTDGRKVLNQTENYTAPDRQAFVQKIFIPESAETSLQSLSLFIPYYALPPDLPLQGEIVILDPMGKKLTSKMSSPFYLSTSYLQGWIPPQ; from the coding sequence ATGAAACATACGTGGGTTCTTTGTATTTTTCTTGCTCTGCTTTTCTTAGGAGGGGAAGTTTCAGCGAAAAATTTTGAACAGATTGCTTTAGAACAAAGACCCGGCATCGTGGCGGTTATTTCCCTAAACCAGGAAACTGCTTCCTTAGGAACCGGATTTGTGGTCAACCCCAGGGGGTATGTTTTGACCAATTATCACGTGATCCAACAAGGAGACCTGATTGGAGTTAAATTCTATAATGGAGAGGTCTATGACGCTCGACCCGTCGCTTTTGATGAAGATAAAGACATAGCGGTCTTAAAAATTGATGGGGTCGGCTTTCCTACGGTACTTCTTGGAAATTCCAGCGAATTGAAAAAAGGCGAAGCGGTCATTGCCATAGGAAATCCCCTGGGTTGGGAAGGCATTGTTACTCCGGGTCGGATTAAAAGGATCTGCTACGTCCGATCCTCCACGGTATTGTGTGGACGTAAACCCAAGGTCTATGATTACCAGCTCATTGAAACTTCAACGCCCCTCTTACCCGGTAATAGTGGTGGACCTCTGATTAATAGCCGTGGCGAGATTATCGGAATTAATACCCTCCGTTCTAATTATCCCAGTGTAAATTTTGCAGTTCCCATTAATTATGCCAAAAGCCTGCTAAGCAAGTTGGAAAGAGAAATAGAGGGATTAGAAAAACCCATGGCTAAATCGTATCGCCGAAATGACCTGGCATCTACTAAACCGAAAGGGAGTGCGGCCATCCAAAGCATCTGGCTGGAACCGAACATCCTTTTAGATGGGGAATGGGGCCTACGCTTCCACGTAAATTTTCTCATCCGGGGATATGTGGGAGAAGAATGCTCGGTAAAGATCTTTTTCTATTACACAGATGGGCGTAAAGTCCTTAACCAAACCGAAAACTACACAGCTCCAGATAGACAGGCCTTTGTTCAAAAGATCTTTATTCCAGAGTCTGCCGAGACCTCCCTCCAGAGTTTATCATTATTTATCCCTTACTACGCTTTACCCCCGGATCTACCCCTTCAAGGGGAAATTGTCATTCTGGATCCTATGGGAAAAAAGCTCACCAGTAAGATGTCCAGTCCTTTTTATCTTTCAACCTCTTACTTACAAGGATGGATACCCCCTCAGTAA
- a CDS encoding Dna2/Cas4 domain-containing protein has translation MNLNLGLGLFIFFNFFLFLPYLLLKKRRLSRELSIPKGWKLIYTDAQGEGRLLKAFIKGVILCGKPDWVYRNRSQALVIEDKRGTKPGELYLSHRMQLAAYFLLVEREFGLRPYQGILRFRDGQTEVSYDPTLIPALGTVLEEMRAILLRKTPARRNHSSRSRCQSCKFYEYCSERL, from the coding sequence ATGAATCTCAATCTAGGGTTAGGTCTGTTTATTTTCTTCAATTTTTTCCTCTTTCTTCCCTATCTCCTTTTGAAAAAAAGAAGACTTTCCAGGGAATTAAGTATTCCTAAAGGCTGGAAGCTGATTTATACCGATGCTCAAGGCGAAGGGAGGTTACTTAAGGCTTTCATTAAGGGGGTTATTCTCTGCGGTAAACCCGATTGGGTTTATCGGAACCGTTCCCAGGCTCTTGTTATTGAAGATAAGCGAGGAACGAAACCTGGAGAGCTGTACCTTTCCCATCGAATGCAACTGGCCGCTTACTTTCTACTTGTTGAAAGAGAATTTGGACTCCGGCCTTATCAAGGTATTTTGCGATTCAGGGATGGGCAAACTGAAGTTTCGTACGATCCGACTTTAATTCCTGCTCTGGGTACCGTACTGGAAGAAATGCGGGCCATTCTTTTACGAAAAACCCCGGCCCGAAGGAATCATTCAAGCCGAAGCCGCTGCCAGAGTTGTAAATTCTATGAGTATTGTAGTGAACGGCTTTAA
- a CDS encoding S1C family serine protease, whose protein sequence is MEVGEVKETMAQIVYQLSYEHNGHVGLKDQILQIVDKVRPSVVRVQASISETSPSSRVLGTFRQGTGVLIDEIHVLTVGYLILEADTAQITLDDGQQVPAKLLGVDLESGFGVLRALEPVGQWPISLGSSEEANVGDLTVTMGSLEENTRVITNGRIFAIQPFVGYWEYMLDEAILVVPPNPAFGGSPLLNFQGECIGIISLQLSEPQAMNLAIPIDIFHGIKDELLKFGRVLSRPSRSWLGVYHVLVAEGMAVAGVVAGGPGDKAGIQRGDIITHLNGIEISSDADFLQQLWSTSVGDKLELTILRNGVTYEITVRSEDRYKFYKTTGI, encoded by the coding sequence ATGGAAGTAGGTGAAGTTAAGGAAACTATGGCGCAAATTGTTTATCAACTTTCTTATGAGCATAATGGTCATGTAGGTCTTAAGGATCAGATCCTACAGATTGTAGATAAGGTTCGACCCTCTGTAGTACGTGTGCAGGCCAGTATTTCAGAGACAAGTCCTTCCAGTCGGGTTCTAGGGACTTTTCGTCAGGGAACCGGGGTTCTGATCGATGAGATTCATGTTTTAACGGTAGGATATCTCATTTTGGAGGCAGATACGGCTCAAATTACTCTGGATGATGGTCAGCAAGTACCGGCAAAGCTCTTAGGAGTTGATCTTGAAAGTGGATTTGGAGTTCTTCGGGCTCTAGAACCGGTAGGTCAATGGCCTATTTCTTTAGGCTCTTCCGAGGAAGCCAACGTCGGAGACTTAACTGTTACCATGGGTAGTCTGGAGGAAAACACCCGGGTCATAACCAATGGACGTATTTTTGCTATTCAACCCTTTGTCGGATATTGGGAGTACATGTTGGATGAAGCTATTCTGGTGGTTCCGCCAAATCCTGCGTTTGGAGGTAGTCCTCTCCTTAATTTTCAAGGAGAGTGTATTGGGATTATTTCTCTTCAACTCAGTGAGCCTCAAGCCATGAATCTGGCTATTCCCATTGATATCTTTCATGGCATTAAAGATGAGCTTCTAAAATTCGGCAGGGTTCTCAGTCGGCCTTCCCGTTCCTGGCTGGGGGTTTACCATGTTTTAGTTGCCGAGGGAATGGCGGTGGCAGGGGTTGTGGCTGGAGGTCCTGGCGATAAAGCCGGAATTCAACGGGGGGATATTATTACCCATCTGAACGGTATAGAGATTTCCAGTGATGCCGATTTTCTCCAGCAGTTATGGTCTACTTCCGTAGGTGACAAGCTAGAGTTAACCATCTTACGTAATGGGGTCACCTACGAAATTACAGTCCGAAGCGAGGACCGATATAAATTCTATAAAACTACCGGAATATAA
- a CDS encoding radical SAM protein — MFQPSYLKLYESGELKERVEKLEAMLASCNICPRDCRVNRLNDEIAACYSGYKPIVSAYVPHFGEEPQLVGTHGVGNIFFGNCNLRCVYCQNYQISQNWRIERKNEVTFERLAEMMIELQGKGCHSIGLVSPTHFVPQIVKAVYLAIPMGLRLPLVYNTNAYDSVEVLKLLDGIIDIYLPDLKYSEDEMGWQYSKVKEYVRHARAALKEMYRQMGSELILGEDGLVKRGLIIRHLVLPNDIAGSKESLKFIRNELSNRVTLSIMSQYYPTHKAKNLPLLDRKIRESEYNKVLQLLEKLGFEEGWIQDFESTDYYRPDFDNREQPFTR, encoded by the coding sequence ATGTTTCAACCTTCCTATCTTAAACTTTACGAATCCGGTGAACTTAAAGAAAGGGTCGAAAAACTAGAAGCCATGCTGGCCAGTTGTAATATTTGCCCTCGGGATTGCCGGGTAAATCGACTCAACGATGAAATTGCCGCCTGTTACTCAGGTTATAAACCCATCGTCTCTGCTTACGTACCCCATTTCGGAGAAGAACCTCAACTGGTAGGAACCCATGGAGTTGGGAATATCTTTTTCGGTAACTGTAATCTTCGATGCGTTTACTGTCAAAATTATCAGATCAGCCAGAACTGGAGGATAGAGAGAAAAAATGAAGTTACCTTTGAGAGATTGGCCGAGATGATGATAGAACTTCAAGGAAAAGGATGCCACAGTATTGGGCTTGTTTCTCCAACCCATTTTGTTCCCCAAATAGTCAAAGCTGTTTACCTGGCCATTCCGATGGGACTTCGTCTTCCTCTCGTTTATAATACCAACGCCTACGATTCGGTCGAGGTACTCAAATTGTTGGATGGGATCATCGACATCTATCTTCCCGATTTGAAGTATAGCGAAGATGAAATGGGCTGGCAGTATTCCAAGGTCAAGGAATACGTTCGTCACGCCCGGGCAGCCCTCAAAGAAATGTATCGTCAGATGGGAAGTGAGTTGATCCTGGGGGAAGATGGGCTGGTCAAACGGGGCCTGATTATTCGCCACCTGGTCTTACCTAATGATATTGCCGGAAGTAAAGAATCTCTTAAATTTATCCGAAACGAGCTCAGTAATCGGGTTACCCTGAGTATTATGTCCCAATATTATCCCACCCATAAAGCCAAAAATCTCCCTCTTTTAGACCGAAAAATTCGAGAAAGCGAATACAACAAAGTCTTACAGCTTCTAGAAAAACTGGGGTTTGAAGAGGGATGGATCCAGGATTTTGAAAGTACCGACTATTACCGTCCTGATTTTGATAATCGCGAACAACCCTTTACACGCTAA